DNA from Chryseomicrobium sp. FSL W7-1435:
GGGAATCCTTAAAGAATGACTTTTATGGCTATAGCTCTTATCATTTTTTGAGCGATTATCCGTCAAATCATCCACACGATGACATGCGTATTATCTATACCACTCAAGATGATCAGCTCTGGATTATTGGTTTCGGTCACCGGTACCTACCATCTGACATTTACGATAAACTGAGAAGTTTGAAAAGACATTCATCCTACTAGTTCTTTTTTAGAAGAGACGAAATGAAAATTCACTAGGCTTTTCTACTTTGAAGATACTAAAATAGAAACAGTCCACCATCTACATAGATAATTCCTCAATCGTCTTAAAAATCCTCGAATACGCTTCTTGAATCGTTTTTTCATTCACAATGTCATTGTATAACCCGTATCCCCAATACTGTTCACTAGATTGATCATAAAGATACGCATACATGCCTGACTCTACATCAGGAAACTCGTCTAAACTTATTTCTTCGTCCACAAAGGGTACATACGATTTTGTTGTTCCAATAAACAAAAAAGGTCGAGAGCTGCTTGTATAAATAGAGGCATATTCTGGCTGATCTGCTTCTTCTAAATTCTCTTTTGTAATAAACACTGCATCATACTCTTCTACATTTTGTAAATCATCAAATGTAATCGATGTAAATTCAATATTTTTTTCTCTGACAACAGGTTTCTCACCGATAACCGCAATATGTAGGGAAGACTTTTCATACATTTCAAATTCAGGAAGCGCCTCTACTTTTACACAACCGCCCATAATGAGTAATACCACTGTCAGTAGTAAAAGTAGTTTAACTTTTGCTTTCATGAACTTCCCCCTACCACCGAAATAGAATACGTTAGTTTAAAAAAGATCTTTCTTCTAGTTCGGCTGTGCTATTCATAAATTTCAGCTTGTCTTCTTCACTCATTTGATTGCCATAGTGAACTAACCATTTCTCAAGCAAATCCGGTCGATTACAAGCCTGAATCCGCTCCATGGTATAACTGACTCCTTCATCAATTGTGCGTTCACCATTTATGGACCAAGAAAATATGGCGTCATAAAATTCCGCAGCTGTTTCATAAGCCCCTACTTCTTCATACTTTCCGGCAAGAACTCCAAGTTGCGTGATCGTGAGGTCATGCGGCATCTCTACATGCTTAACATTGTGAATGACAAATTCTCTTAATTCTTTCATGTCCCCTTCAGTGCTAAGGTCGAAAAGCTTTGACATCATCTTTTCATAAGGTTTGAATGCCTCTTTTTCTTTTTTTCGTTGCGTACGCTTCTCTTTCCAGTCATTGATCCATGTCACGGTAACTTGTTCTCTCCTCTACATCTGAATACGTAACCCTAGTAATGTATCTACTAGTCTCGATCTTTTTTTAGGAAAACATACGATAGTAAAATTCCTCCTGCAATTGTCACTACACAAAGGATTAGTAACCCCATCAATAAACTTCCCATAACCTTGCCACCCTCTCCCATTTAATACTTATTTCAGACTCTTAAACTTTTTATCGTAAGAAGCACGCGTGTGAAAATCGTTTAGCCAAGTCTCCACTAAATCTTCTCGTCCCGCATATCTAAATACATTTAGGATATTTTGAAGCTCTTTATGATACTCGAATTCTTTCTGTTTGACCAACTGCAGTGCCATATCATAGCCAGTAGCAGCACTTGGCGCATCCCCTTTTTCCTTGAAGCGACTTGACATGTAAATTAAGAGATCCGCTTTGGCAGGATTGGAAAGCCAACTTGCATCGAGTTCAGCCGTTACATATGGGAATAACTCATCTAAGCGGTCCTGCTTCACCAATCGGTCCGTCTGCTTTCGAACCTTTTTTAACATTTTCCCTTCATATCGGGAATACTTGATTTTTTCAATCCATTTCATGCTGGCACCCTCGCTTTTACTTACTACCTTCTTTTACGATTTTTAAATAGAAACGTTTCATTCGTATGTATTGATTAATCGATAGGATTGATAATTAGGCATTAATTGAAGTTGTTCCCTCACCGTGTTAGGGTTAAAGTAAATAATCTTCCAAAATAAGGAGGTGGCATTCATGCCCGTTTGCCAAAACTGTAACTACACTTGGAGCCTTGGAGAGACACTAAAGCGCTCGTTTACACTCTCACCTGCCATGAAATGCCCGAATTGCAATACAAATCAATTCATGACCGTAAAGTCACGAAAGCGCTCTGCTTTTCTATCCTTCATTGTCATTTTTCTGATCACAGGCTTCAATATTCGCTACGGTCCTACAGCCTATACATTTTTATTTTTTATCGTTACACTTGGTATACTCACAATCACCTATCCAAGATTCATAAAGCTTTCCAGTACCGAAGAGCACATGTTTTAACAAGCACAGAAATTACTTTATCTGTGCTTGTTTTTTTCGAAGTGTGGACAAAAATCGTTCTACATCACTTGGCTTATTAAAATGCACGACACGCTTATCAGACGGAAGTTCACGCAAACGCTTCACAATATGCGGTGTTTTTTGCTCTGGAAAATTCCAAATGTATTTGAAAAATTCGTAATCAAAACGTTCCGGGCATCCTTCCGCCATATCCGGACGCACTGTGTTCCGATACTTTAGAACTCGTTTTGCTGCTCGTGTCATGCAAAGCATCCTTGGAAAATCAAAGAATAGGATCGTGTCTGCTTCTTCGACACGTTTAGAAAGAGTCCCACCATAATTGCCGTCGATGATCCACTCTTCCTTCTCAAAAATTTCATCTTGAAGCCGTATTTGTTCTTCTCGTGATACTTCTTCGCAACCCTCCCGCCAATTTAATTGATCTAGATGATAAACCGGGATGGAAAGCATCGCTGTAAGCTCACGTGACAGAGTAGACTTTCCTGCGCCGCTGGAGCCAATGAGTGCTATTTTTTTCATACTGCTACCTCCGTTAATTTTTTGACCCTAGGGGTTGTCTCGTTAATTGAAGTTAATTTCTAAAGAGAGACAACCCCAGGGGTCATTTTATTCTCCCTCAACCCTCGAGTAAATCCATTCGCTGTAATGAGAAGTTGAATAATTAATTGGAGCCGGATGCACGATGTAGTTTTCGTTCACGGATTGAACTTTTGGGAAATCTGCGATGATTTCAGTCTGTGCTTCATTCAAACGCTCCATCTCATCTTCAGTCGGTTCAGCATCGAAATAGACGCGCCAAATCAATGTATCGCCGATAACCTTTGCATAAATCGCTTTAGTAGCTTTGGGTACAGCAGAGTGTAAAGCCCGATTCGCACTATGAATCAATTTTTTCTGACTCTTACTAGTTGGTTCTCTTTCCCCGAATGTTTCCCGATTATAAAAACCAATATAAATTCCAGCGAAAATTAGTCCACTACCTATAAGTGCTACTATCAAAGTACTGATCGGCTCATTATTTACTTTGACCCCAAGCAACATGGCTCCAACTAAAATGATTGGAATCCCAACAATTGCACGTACAATTTTTACATCCATCCCCTACACCACGCAATCATCCATTTTCTTCATTTTTACATATCTAGTCATCCTTTACTTTCCTACCACGAAAATAATTTCCAATTTCCTTTCATGCTTGTGATAGATTTAAACGAACAGAACGAATGTATTAGTGAACGGATTTTTCGCGAAAAAAGCGTCTCAATAATGAGGTGAAACATGGAACAGCACATTATTAATCAACTCAAAAATCATAAAGAACAAGGCATCTCACTCGTCCTTGATCAATACGGCGGTTTACTCAAGCACATTGTGAATAAGTACATTGCTGGGCATCCGGAAGAAATCGAAGAATGCGTAGCCGATATCGTTATCGCGGCTTGGTACCACATCGATGAGTTTGACCCGGAACGCAACTCTTTGAAGAACTGGCTAGCTGTCATTGCCAAATTCAAAGCCATCGACCGTCTTCGGAAGTTACAAAGAAGTGGTCAACAAGACGAGTTATCTGACCAAGTTCCAGCAACTGCAGCGCAGACAATCAATTGGCAAGAAGTTCTTGAAAACCTGTCTCCCCAGGAACAGCGCATTTTTAAACGGTATTATTTTGAAGGATCGTCTGCCCGGGAAATTGCATCGGAATACGAAGTGAAAGAATCGTGGATTCACAATAAGCTTTCACGGAGCCGAAAAAAGTTGCGCACATATTTTCAACAGGAAGAGGGATCCTAATGAGCCTTTATAGCGACTTTAATGACATCGACGCAGAAATTACAACTCATGACAATAAATCCTTAACGAAATTAGAGAAAAAACGCATCAAAAAACGTATTCAAAAAAAGTTATCCCCAGCAAAACGACGTGTTGGTTTTATTGCTGCTTCAGTTGCAGCTATTGCTTTGAGCGCAATTGTTGTAACGAGCCCAACCATTGCTAACATGCCTTTAGTGGCGGGTCTTTTAGAAGATTGGAAGCCTGGCGAAAACCAAGATTTCACAGAGTACAAAAATCCAATTGGCATCACAGCCACTACTGAAAATGGTGAGTTAACTTTGAACGAAGTGATTGTGGACTACGATAAAATTCTTATCAGCTCCACTTTTGTAAAACCCGACGACTTTAGTTATTCACATAGATATCAGATGTTACCCGATATATATATGAATGGGGAAAAGCTCGAAGTGACGAACACAGCTGCCCAATCCATCGAGCAAAACTCTTCAATGTACACTGTTTACATTGAAGTGGGACTTGCTGCTCCGCTTGATTCTGCTGAACTAGATTTAGAAATCGTTTATGCACGCATGTTAACACCAGATGAATCAGATCCAATTGATGGCGTGCGATTATCAGAACCTTGGAAGTTTGACGTGAATGCGAATCAACTCGCTGTCCAGGAAAACACTGTTGTTAGCACACCCTCTATCACAGTTCCCGCGCTTGATGGAGGAAGCTTTGTGGTCGATAAGGTCATTCGTACACCAATTTCGACTACTATTTACTTTAGTGAATCGACCGTAGGGAGCGAATTAAATATTCAGTTGGTTGATGCTGAGGGAAATGCTTATTCATGGGACAATGCCTACATTGAAGATGATAAAACTGGTATGTTCTCCTTCTCTGGTGTTTCATTCGTGGATAAAGAGTTATTCATTCAAGCACGTGAATACTATCCAGACAATAAACTCGGGGAGTTGGTAGCGATTCCTGAGTAACCAAAAACCAGGACGTCTCGTAAAGAGATGTCCTGGTTTTTGATTAAAGATTAACTATACTACTATAACATGGAACCTTTTCTAAAATTATGAGTCTATCTTTAAAATACACTAATAAGATTGTAGTGTAGTCTACTTCATCAATTTAATTAGTGCAGTTTAAAAATTAATTTCCCTATATACCTTTTGGAGGTGTTTTTGTGAAAAAGATATTCCCTCTAGTGTCCTTGCTCTTTTTACTACTTGGGTTCAGCATTTTTATCTCTATGTCGCAAGAAAACGTATGGGCAAGCACACTTACATTCCACACAGCCGGTCAGCCATTTATAATTATTTTTATGATGTACAGTGTTATTGCTTTTGTCTTTGCGTTGCTAAGTACTAAAAACACTTACAAATTTATACTTATTTCCGCAAATGCGCTACTTCTCATCGCTACTGCTTTACTGAGTTTTATTGCTATTTTCGGTTTTCAGTCCGCTTGAAGCTTACAGTCTTAGGCGAACTCTATT
Protein-coding regions in this window:
- a CDS encoding DNA topology modulation protein, whose protein sequence is MKKIALIGSSGAGKSTLSRELTAMLSIPVYHLDQLNWREGCEEVSREEQIRLQDEIFEKEEWIIDGNYGGTLSKRVEEADTILFFDFPRMLCMTRAAKRVLKYRNTVRPDMAEGCPERFDYEFFKYIWNFPEQKTPHIVKRLRELPSDKRVVHFNKPSDVERFLSTLRKKQAQIK
- a CDS encoding sigma-70 family RNA polymerase sigma factor — encoded protein: MEQHIINQLKNHKEQGISLVLDQYGGLLKHIVNKYIAGHPEEIEECVADIVIAAWYHIDEFDPERNSLKNWLAVIAKFKAIDRLRKLQRSGQQDELSDQVPATAAQTINWQEVLENLSPQEQRIFKRYYFEGSSAREIASEYEVKESWIHNKLSRSRKKLRTYFQQEEGS
- a CDS encoding DUF4179 domain-containing protein, coding for MSLYSDFNDIDAEITTHDNKSLTKLEKKRIKKRIQKKLSPAKRRVGFIAASVAAIALSAIVVTSPTIANMPLVAGLLEDWKPGENQDFTEYKNPIGITATTENGELTLNEVIVDYDKILISSTFVKPDDFSYSHRYQMLPDIYMNGEKLEVTNTAAQSIEQNSSMYTVYIEVGLAAPLDSAELDLEIVYARMLTPDESDPIDGVRLSEPWKFDVNANQLAVQENTVVSTPSITVPALDGGSFVVDKVIRTPISTTIYFSESTVGSELNIQLVDAEGNAYSWDNAYIEDDKTGMFSFSGVSFVDKELFIQAREYYPDNKLGELVAIPE